In a single window of the Magnolia sinica isolate HGM2019 chromosome 7, MsV1, whole genome shotgun sequence genome:
- the LOC131251460 gene encoding G2/mitotic-specific cyclin-2-like isoform X5 yields MASRPSGNRRALGDIGNIVGALSATYLVTKPQHQQQQNHTNNLIEIDRPTTRRKFGAELTAKNQLHGKATKIIIEDDPKQSRTASSRKKRNRIPEIHEPKSIQMGEEEEEQEKENTRKKKLERWECGSSFNASMSTETAELPLDSEINSCVPTNYMSNQTDINHKMRAILVDWLIEVHYKFELMHETLFLAINIIDRYLSRQGVMRKYLQLVGVTGMLLACKYEEICVPLLEDFIYISDGAYTRVDVLKMEKSMLNTLQFNMSVPTPFVFMKRFLKAAESDTKLEMVSFYLMELCMVEYQMLKFPPSLLSAAAVYAGRCMLRRSPTWTKTLRHHSTYSEDQLQECVRLIVELHQNAGQGKLTSVYRKYSFSKNSCIAILMKTTTIETHFHSN; encoded by the exons ATGGCGTCAAGGCCCAGCGGCAATCGAAGAGCTCTCGGAGACATCGGCAATATCGTCGGTGCTCTCTCCGCAACATACTTAGTTACAAAACCCCAACACCAACAACAaca AAACCACACCAACAACTTGATAGAAATCGACCGGCCCACTACCCG CAGGAAATTCGGGGCCGAGCTCACTGCAAAAAACCAGTTACATGGAAAG GCAACAAAGATTATCATTGAGGATGATCCAAAACAAAGCCGAACAGCATCTTCGAGGAAAAAAAGAAACAGAATTCCAGAGATACATGAGCCGAAAAGCATACAAATgggtgaagaggaagaagaacaagaaaaggaaaatacccGAAAGAAGAAACTGGAGAGATGGGAATGTGGCTCCTCCTTCAATGCATCAATGTCGACCGAAACAGCAGAGTTACCTCTGGACAGTGAG ATCAACAGCTGTGTTCCAACCAATTACATGTCGAACCAGACCGATATCAACCACAAGATGAGAGCTATACTGGTTGATTGGCTGATCGAG GTACACTATAAGTTCGAATTGATGCACGAGACACTCTTCCTCGCGATTAATATCATAGATAGGTATCTCTCTCGACAAGGCGTGATGAGGAAATACCTACAGCTGGTTGGGGTCACAGGTATGCTTCTTGCATGCAAGTATGAAGAAATTTGCGTCCCGCTGCTGGAGGATTTCATCTACATCTCAGATGGAGCTTACACAAGAGTGGATGTTCTGAAAATg GAGAAATCAATGCTAAATACACTACAGTTTAACATGTCTGTTCCAACCCCTTTTGTATTTATGAAGAGGTTTCTCAAGGCAGCAGAATCTGATACAAAG TTGGAGATGGTGTCTTTCTATCTTATGGAGTTGTGTATGGTGGAATACCAGATGCTGAAATTTCCACCCTCACTTCTATCTGCTGCTGCAGTCTATGCAGGAAGATGTATGCTAAGAAGGTCTCCAACATGGACTAAAACACTAAGACACCATTCCACATACTCAGAAGATCAGCTCCA GGAATGTGTGAGATTGATAGTGGAGCTCCATCAAAATGCAGGTCAGGGGAAACTGACGTCAGTTTACAGGAaatactcattttccaaaaacagCTGCATTGCCATACTGatgaaaacaacaacaatagAAACTCATTTCCACTCGAACTGA
- the LOC131251460 gene encoding G2/mitotic-specific cyclin-2-like isoform X4: MASRPSGNRRALGDIGNIVGALSATYLVTKPQHQQQQNHTNNLIEIDRPTTRRKFGAELTAKNQLHGKATKIIIEDDPKQSRTASSRKKRNRIPEIHEPKSIQMGEEEEEQEKENTRKKKLERWECGSSFNASMSTETAELPLDSEVDLQINSCVPTNYMSNQTDINHKMRAILVDWLIEVHYKFELMHETLFLAINIIDRYLSRQGVMRKYLQLVGVTGMLLACKYEEICVPLLEDFIYISDGAYTRVDVLKMEKSMLNTLQFNMSVPTPFVFMKRFLKAAESDTKLEMVSFYLMELCMVEYQMLKFPPSLLSAAAVYAGRCMLRRSPTWTKTLRHHSTYSEDQLQECVRLIVELHQNAGQGKLTSVYRKYSFSKNSCIAILMKTTTIETHFHSN; encoded by the exons ATGGCGTCAAGGCCCAGCGGCAATCGAAGAGCTCTCGGAGACATCGGCAATATCGTCGGTGCTCTCTCCGCAACATACTTAGTTACAAAACCCCAACACCAACAACAaca AAACCACACCAACAACTTGATAGAAATCGACCGGCCCACTACCCG CAGGAAATTCGGGGCCGAGCTCACTGCAAAAAACCAGTTACATGGAAAG GCAACAAAGATTATCATTGAGGATGATCCAAAACAAAGCCGAACAGCATCTTCGAGGAAAAAAAGAAACAGAATTCCAGAGATACATGAGCCGAAAAGCATACAAATgggtgaagaggaagaagaacaagaaaaggaaaatacccGAAAGAAGAAACTGGAGAGATGGGAATGTGGCTCCTCCTTCAATGCATCAATGTCGACCGAAACAGCAGAGTTACCTCTGGACAGTGAGGTAGATTTACAG ATCAACAGCTGTGTTCCAACCAATTACATGTCGAACCAGACCGATATCAACCACAAGATGAGAGCTATACTGGTTGATTGGCTGATCGAG GTACACTATAAGTTCGAATTGATGCACGAGACACTCTTCCTCGCGATTAATATCATAGATAGGTATCTCTCTCGACAAGGCGTGATGAGGAAATACCTACAGCTGGTTGGGGTCACAGGTATGCTTCTTGCATGCAAGTATGAAGAAATTTGCGTCCCGCTGCTGGAGGATTTCATCTACATCTCAGATGGAGCTTACACAAGAGTGGATGTTCTGAAAATg GAGAAATCAATGCTAAATACACTACAGTTTAACATGTCTGTTCCAACCCCTTTTGTATTTATGAAGAGGTTTCTCAAGGCAGCAGAATCTGATACAAAG TTGGAGATGGTGTCTTTCTATCTTATGGAGTTGTGTATGGTGGAATACCAGATGCTGAAATTTCCACCCTCACTTCTATCTGCTGCTGCAGTCTATGCAGGAAGATGTATGCTAAGAAGGTCTCCAACATGGACTAAAACACTAAGACACCATTCCACATACTCAGAAGATCAGCTCCA GGAATGTGTGAGATTGATAGTGGAGCTCCATCAAAATGCAGGTCAGGGGAAACTGACGTCAGTTTACAGGAaatactcattttccaaaaacagCTGCATTGCCATACTGatgaaaacaacaacaatagAAACTCATTTCCACTCGAACTGA
- the LOC131251460 gene encoding G2/mitotic-specific cyclin-2-like isoform X3, with the protein MASRPSGNRRALGDIGNIVGALSATYLVTKPQHQQQQNHTNNLIEIDRPTTRRKFGAELTAKNQLHGKATKIIIEDDPKQSRTASSRKKRNRIPEIHEPKSIQMGEEEEEQEKENTRKKKLERWECGSSFNASMSTETAELPLDSEEWCEVEMEEAESPLRCIDKSDFQNPLAVVEYIDDIYSFYHRTEINSCVPTNYMSNQTDINHKMRAILVDWLIEVHYKFELMHETLFLAINIIDRYLSRQGVMRKYLQLVGVTGMLLACKYEEICVPLLEDFIYISDGAYTRVDVLKMEKSMLNTLQFNMSVPTPFVFMKRFLKAAESDTKLEMVSFYLMELCMVEYQMLKFPPSLLSAAAVYAGRCMLRRSPTWTKTLRHHSTYSEDQLQECVRLIVELHQNAGQGKLTSVYRKYSFSKNSCIAILMKTTTIETHFHSN; encoded by the exons ATGGCGTCAAGGCCCAGCGGCAATCGAAGAGCTCTCGGAGACATCGGCAATATCGTCGGTGCTCTCTCCGCAACATACTTAGTTACAAAACCCCAACACCAACAACAaca AAACCACACCAACAACTTGATAGAAATCGACCGGCCCACTACCCG CAGGAAATTCGGGGCCGAGCTCACTGCAAAAAACCAGTTACATGGAAAG GCAACAAAGATTATCATTGAGGATGATCCAAAACAAAGCCGAACAGCATCTTCGAGGAAAAAAAGAAACAGAATTCCAGAGATACATGAGCCGAAAAGCATACAAATgggtgaagaggaagaagaacaagaaaaggaaaatacccGAAAGAAGAAACTGGAGAGATGGGAATGTGGCTCCTCCTTCAATGCATCAATGTCGACCGAAACAGCAGAGTTACCTCTGGACAGTGAG GAATGGTGTGAAGTTGAAATGGAGGAAGCAGAATCTCCCTTGCGCTGCATCGACAAATCAGACTTCCAAAACCCGCTGGCTGTTGTCGAATACATTGACGATATTTACAGTTTCTATCACAGAACAGAG ATCAACAGCTGTGTTCCAACCAATTACATGTCGAACCAGACCGATATCAACCACAAGATGAGAGCTATACTGGTTGATTGGCTGATCGAG GTACACTATAAGTTCGAATTGATGCACGAGACACTCTTCCTCGCGATTAATATCATAGATAGGTATCTCTCTCGACAAGGCGTGATGAGGAAATACCTACAGCTGGTTGGGGTCACAGGTATGCTTCTTGCATGCAAGTATGAAGAAATTTGCGTCCCGCTGCTGGAGGATTTCATCTACATCTCAGATGGAGCTTACACAAGAGTGGATGTTCTGAAAATg GAGAAATCAATGCTAAATACACTACAGTTTAACATGTCTGTTCCAACCCCTTTTGTATTTATGAAGAGGTTTCTCAAGGCAGCAGAATCTGATACAAAG TTGGAGATGGTGTCTTTCTATCTTATGGAGTTGTGTATGGTGGAATACCAGATGCTGAAATTTCCACCCTCACTTCTATCTGCTGCTGCAGTCTATGCAGGAAGATGTATGCTAAGAAGGTCTCCAACATGGACTAAAACACTAAGACACCATTCCACATACTCAGAAGATCAGCTCCA GGAATGTGTGAGATTGATAGTGGAGCTCCATCAAAATGCAGGTCAGGGGAAACTGACGTCAGTTTACAGGAaatactcattttccaaaaacagCTGCATTGCCATACTGatgaaaacaacaacaatagAAACTCATTTCCACTCGAACTGA
- the LOC131251460 gene encoding G2/mitotic-specific cyclin-2-like isoform X1, whose protein sequence is MASRPSGNRRALGDIGNIVGALSATYLVTKPQHQQQQNHTNNLIEIDRPTTRRKFGAELTAKNQLHGKATKIIIEDDPKQSRTASSRKKRNRIPEIHEPKSIQMGEEEEEQEKENTRKKKLERWECGSSFNASMSTETAELPLDSEVDLQEWCEVEMEEAESPLRCIDKSDFQNPLAVVEYIDDIYSFYHRTEINSCVPTNYMSNQTDINHKMRAILVDWLIEVHYKFELMHETLFLAINIIDRYLSRQGVMRKYLQLVGVTGMLLACKYEEICVPLLEDFIYISDGAYTRVDVLKMEKSMLNTLQFNMSVPTPFVFMKRFLKAAESDTKLEMVSFYLMELCMVEYQMLKFPPSLLSAAAVYAGRCMLRRSPTWTKTLRHHSTYSEDQLQECVRLIVELHQNAGQGKLTSVYRKYSFSKNSCIAILMKTTTIETHFHSN, encoded by the exons ATGGCGTCAAGGCCCAGCGGCAATCGAAGAGCTCTCGGAGACATCGGCAATATCGTCGGTGCTCTCTCCGCAACATACTTAGTTACAAAACCCCAACACCAACAACAaca AAACCACACCAACAACTTGATAGAAATCGACCGGCCCACTACCCG CAGGAAATTCGGGGCCGAGCTCACTGCAAAAAACCAGTTACATGGAAAG GCAACAAAGATTATCATTGAGGATGATCCAAAACAAAGCCGAACAGCATCTTCGAGGAAAAAAAGAAACAGAATTCCAGAGATACATGAGCCGAAAAGCATACAAATgggtgaagaggaagaagaacaagaaaaggaaaatacccGAAAGAAGAAACTGGAGAGATGGGAATGTGGCTCCTCCTTCAATGCATCAATGTCGACCGAAACAGCAGAGTTACCTCTGGACAGTGAGGTAGATTTACAG GAATGGTGTGAAGTTGAAATGGAGGAAGCAGAATCTCCCTTGCGCTGCATCGACAAATCAGACTTCCAAAACCCGCTGGCTGTTGTCGAATACATTGACGATATTTACAGTTTCTATCACAGAACAGAG ATCAACAGCTGTGTTCCAACCAATTACATGTCGAACCAGACCGATATCAACCACAAGATGAGAGCTATACTGGTTGATTGGCTGATCGAG GTACACTATAAGTTCGAATTGATGCACGAGACACTCTTCCTCGCGATTAATATCATAGATAGGTATCTCTCTCGACAAGGCGTGATGAGGAAATACCTACAGCTGGTTGGGGTCACAGGTATGCTTCTTGCATGCAAGTATGAAGAAATTTGCGTCCCGCTGCTGGAGGATTTCATCTACATCTCAGATGGAGCTTACACAAGAGTGGATGTTCTGAAAATg GAGAAATCAATGCTAAATACACTACAGTTTAACATGTCTGTTCCAACCCCTTTTGTATTTATGAAGAGGTTTCTCAAGGCAGCAGAATCTGATACAAAG TTGGAGATGGTGTCTTTCTATCTTATGGAGTTGTGTATGGTGGAATACCAGATGCTGAAATTTCCACCCTCACTTCTATCTGCTGCTGCAGTCTATGCAGGAAGATGTATGCTAAGAAGGTCTCCAACATGGACTAAAACACTAAGACACCATTCCACATACTCAGAAGATCAGCTCCA GGAATGTGTGAGATTGATAGTGGAGCTCCATCAAAATGCAGGTCAGGGGAAACTGACGTCAGTTTACAGGAaatactcattttccaaaaacagCTGCATTGCCATACTGatgaaaacaacaacaatagAAACTCATTTCCACTCGAACTGA
- the LOC131251460 gene encoding G2/mitotic-specific cyclin-2-like isoform X2, whose protein sequence is MASRPSGNRRALGDIGNIVGALSATYLVTKPQHQQQQNHTNNLIEIDRPTTRKFGAELTAKNQLHGKATKIIIEDDPKQSRTASSRKKRNRIPEIHEPKSIQMGEEEEEQEKENTRKKKLERWECGSSFNASMSTETAELPLDSEVDLQEWCEVEMEEAESPLRCIDKSDFQNPLAVVEYIDDIYSFYHRTEINSCVPTNYMSNQTDINHKMRAILVDWLIEVHYKFELMHETLFLAINIIDRYLSRQGVMRKYLQLVGVTGMLLACKYEEICVPLLEDFIYISDGAYTRVDVLKMEKSMLNTLQFNMSVPTPFVFMKRFLKAAESDTKLEMVSFYLMELCMVEYQMLKFPPSLLSAAAVYAGRCMLRRSPTWTKTLRHHSTYSEDQLQECVRLIVELHQNAGQGKLTSVYRKYSFSKNSCIAILMKTTTIETHFHSN, encoded by the exons ATGGCGTCAAGGCCCAGCGGCAATCGAAGAGCTCTCGGAGACATCGGCAATATCGTCGGTGCTCTCTCCGCAACATACTTAGTTACAAAACCCCAACACCAACAACAaca AAACCACACCAACAACTTGATAGAAATCGACCGGCCCACTACCCG GAAATTCGGGGCCGAGCTCACTGCAAAAAACCAGTTACATGGAAAG GCAACAAAGATTATCATTGAGGATGATCCAAAACAAAGCCGAACAGCATCTTCGAGGAAAAAAAGAAACAGAATTCCAGAGATACATGAGCCGAAAAGCATACAAATgggtgaagaggaagaagaacaagaaaaggaaaatacccGAAAGAAGAAACTGGAGAGATGGGAATGTGGCTCCTCCTTCAATGCATCAATGTCGACCGAAACAGCAGAGTTACCTCTGGACAGTGAGGTAGATTTACAG GAATGGTGTGAAGTTGAAATGGAGGAAGCAGAATCTCCCTTGCGCTGCATCGACAAATCAGACTTCCAAAACCCGCTGGCTGTTGTCGAATACATTGACGATATTTACAGTTTCTATCACAGAACAGAG ATCAACAGCTGTGTTCCAACCAATTACATGTCGAACCAGACCGATATCAACCACAAGATGAGAGCTATACTGGTTGATTGGCTGATCGAG GTACACTATAAGTTCGAATTGATGCACGAGACACTCTTCCTCGCGATTAATATCATAGATAGGTATCTCTCTCGACAAGGCGTGATGAGGAAATACCTACAGCTGGTTGGGGTCACAGGTATGCTTCTTGCATGCAAGTATGAAGAAATTTGCGTCCCGCTGCTGGAGGATTTCATCTACATCTCAGATGGAGCTTACACAAGAGTGGATGTTCTGAAAATg GAGAAATCAATGCTAAATACACTACAGTTTAACATGTCTGTTCCAACCCCTTTTGTATTTATGAAGAGGTTTCTCAAGGCAGCAGAATCTGATACAAAG TTGGAGATGGTGTCTTTCTATCTTATGGAGTTGTGTATGGTGGAATACCAGATGCTGAAATTTCCACCCTCACTTCTATCTGCTGCTGCAGTCTATGCAGGAAGATGTATGCTAAGAAGGTCTCCAACATGGACTAAAACACTAAGACACCATTCCACATACTCAGAAGATCAGCTCCA GGAATGTGTGAGATTGATAGTGGAGCTCCATCAAAATGCAGGTCAGGGGAAACTGACGTCAGTTTACAGGAaatactcattttccaaaaacagCTGCATTGCCATACTGatgaaaacaacaacaatagAAACTCATTTCCACTCGAACTGA